GTAAGGAAAGGGAAAACGACGCTTTTCCCTTTCCGTGGAGCGAAAAGTCCCGGATTGGACTTTTTGCGACTCTATCAGTTTTTGGATCTTGGATATTGGATCTTAGATTAAGAGGTGACCATGACCAACCCCCACGGCCGTCCACCCATTTCCCGGCGCGAAAAGTTCGCTCTTACCATCGCCAGCCTTGTCATCCTGCTGGCATCAGGAGCGGTGGTTATATATATGATCAAAAACCGGCCCCAGCCGGAACGCCGGAAGCCTGTTCCCACTGTACAGATCGTCAGTGTACGCGAGCTGGCCGCCACATCCCGGCAGGTTGTCGTTCCGGCAACAGGAACCGTAGTCCCGGCGGTAGAGGTAGACTTGAAATCCCGTGTCGCTGGTGAGATCGTCTGGATACACCCCGAATTTGTGGAAGGTGGGGTTGTTAAAAAGAATCAGACTTTAGTAAAGATAGACCCCACCGAATACGAGCTGGCCCTCGTACGCACGAAAGCCGTCCTTCAGTCTGCCATGCTCGAACTCAGGACAGAGGAGGGCCGCCAGGAAATTGCCAGGAGCGAATGGGCGATTCTCGGGCTGGAGGAAAATTCCACTGATCTGGACAGGGAACTGGCCCTTCGTCAGCCCCAGCTTGCGGCCAACAGGGCCAATCTGGAAGCCGCCCGCGCCGAGATCAAACAGGCGGAACTGAATCTGGAACGGACTGTAATAAGAGCACCCTTCAACGCCATTATCCGTTCAGCCAATGTGGATGCGGGGGCTCAGGTCACAAACCAGGGAACCCTTGCCAACCTCGTTGGATCGGACCGTTTCTACATAGAGGCCCTCATCCCCATGGACCGGATCAAGTGGATCCACATTCCTGACAATACAGGAAATGCAGGGTCCAGCGCGAAGATCGTTTCCGGCAGTGGGCGGACCCTCGAGGGTCGAATATATAAACTCCTCGGTGAGATCGAGTCCAACGGGAGGCTGGCCAGACTTCTCATCGAGGTTAAAGATCCTCTTGACCTGGCAGAGAAGAGCGGGGACAGGCACCCGTTGCTGCTCAACGACTTTGTCAGCGTCCAGATCGAAGGACGCTTTGTCCAGGAGGTTTTCGTCATTGAGCGGCAGCACCTCAGGGACGGCAGCATTGTCTATATCGTCGATGA
The DNA window shown above is from bacterium and carries:
- a CDS encoding efflux RND transporter periplasmic adaptor subunit, which translates into the protein MTNPHGRPPISRREKFALTIASLVILLASGAVVIYMIKNRPQPERRKPVPTVQIVSVRELAATSRQVVVPATGTVVPAVEVDLKSRVAGEIVWIHPEFVEGGVVKKNQTLVKIDPTEYELALVRTKAVLQSAMLELRTEEGRQEIARSEWAILGLEENSTDLDRELALRQPQLAANRANLEAARAEIKQAELNLERTVIRAPFNAIIRSANVDAGAQVTNQGTLANLVGSDRFYIEALIPMDRIKWIHIPDNTGNAGSSAKIVSGSGRTLEGRIYKLLGEIESNGRLARLLIEVKDPLDLAEKSGDRHPLLLNDFVSVQIEGRFVQEVFVIERQHLRDGSIVYIVDEDDLLQFRTVDIVWSSADHILARGLKEGEKLIVSDVPAPVEGMKVSVSEDQEPEASSQNPAIRDTVTRRKIIKMSYIN